The Halomonas denitrificans DNA window TCGTGGCAGCCGGCGCAGAAGCGCGCGGCGTCCATGGTCCCGTCGATCTCCATCGAGTGCTGGCGCGTGTTGCGCACGGCGAACAGGTAGACCGGGTTGTTGAACGACGCGAACTTGTGGACGCTCTGGCTCCACTGCGCATGGGTATCGGCGTGGCAGCCCTGGCAGTAGCCGTCCATCATCAGCGTATCCGGCGGGATGAACTGGCCCGTCGCCGAACGCGTCAGCGCCGGCGTGAAATCGGCTTCGCCGAATTCGCCCGGACGGTTCCACTGGCGCGGGTCCTGCGCCTGCAATACGACGATCACGACGATGAACAGCGCGCCGGCCGCAGCGACCTTCAGCCCCATCCGCCAGCGGATGCGCGGTCCGGCGAGGCGATGCAGGACGAAGGCCCAGATCGCCAGCAGCGGCGTGACCACGTGGGCCCAGTAGGCGATGCTGCGGACCAGCGGGTCGCGCAGGTGGAAGAAGTCGAAGCGGACCAGCAGCAGGCCGGAGACCAGAAGCACCAGCACGATGCCCATCAGCCCCAGGCCTGCGTAGACGGCGCGGCGGTTCGGCCGGTTCCAGGCCCGCGCCGCATGGAGGCCCATGAACACCAGCAGCGGCACGATGATCGCCAGGCCGACCGCGAGGTGGAACAGGAACATCACCTGGTAGGCGTAGCCCTGGAACGTCGAACCGGTCCACCACTCGGTCAGCGTGACCGAGGCCAGGTAGCCGGAATTGACGCCGAGCAGGGCGAACGCGATCAGCACGGCGACCAGCAGGATGCGCAGGCGCGGACCGACGGCCTTGCGCGGACGCGGGCGGCGCGGTGCAGCGGTCATCAGAAGCCGCCCTTGTAGCGCGTCATGAACTCCGCGTGGAGTCGCTCGCGCTGCTCCGGATCGCCGACGCCGGGGGTGGACGGCAGCGGACCGACCCGGCCGCCCGTGTCCGTGTAGAGGTCCATGTCCTTGGCGAAGCCGCGGATATCGAGAACGACCACGCGGCGCGCGCCGGCGGCCGGCGGCGGCGCGGCGAAGGCCAGGTCCAGCTCCTCACCCGGCCCGATCAGGGCCAGCGCGTCGTCGGCCGCCTCGACCAGCGGATCGACCGGACCCAGCCGCGTGTAGTAGCCCTCCGGGTACTCGGTGTCCCAGAACGCCGACCGACGCTGGTAGTCGTACCAGGGCCGCCGCTGCGCCAGCGTCGTGCGCCGGGCGAAGCCGGTCTTGGCCAGCCGCGCCCGCTCGGACGCCACGCGGTGCACGGCCAACAGCGCGTCGCCCGGATATTCGGCGTAGATCACGCCCAACTGGTCCCAGTAGATCTCGAGGTTGGAGCGCAGGCGCAGCGCAGTGGTCCCGGGCGGCAGGGCGTCGAGGGGCAGCGCCATCTCGCGCGGCATGCCGGCCGGGTAGCCGAAGTGCGCGTGGACGACCTGCCATCCCCGCTCCGTACGGGCTTCCAGGGTCGGTGCACGGTAGGCTTCGCCGGCCTGCCAGGCGGCGAACACGGTCTGCGAGTACGGGTATTCGACCCAGCCGAAGGCCTTGAGCACGGGGCGGGTGCCCGCCGGGTTGATCACCCGCCCGAACTCCAGTGTCAGCACGTGTTCGTCGGCGAGCAAACCGAGGAAGCGGGGATCGCGGGGCCCCGGGGGCGCCGCGTCGAAGTCGGCCGATGACAGGCTGGCCAGCACGTTCTCGCCGCGGTCGTTGTGGGCCCGGACCGGCGCCAGCACGGCGTCGTCGCGATAGAACAGGGGCGCCCCGCTGACCGTCGGTTCGCCGGTCTGCATCCGCTCGTCGAGGACCAGGTTCCAGCCCGCGGCCAGGTCGTAGAGATTCAGCCGGGCGGTGTCGATGTAGGCGATTTCCTGCATCGGCTCGGCGATCTTCAGCCGATAGACGTCGCCGTCGGGCTGCATGGTGCCGTCGGGGAAACGGAAGAATTCCCACGGGCGCGGCTCGGCGTAGCGGCCCGGCTCGAACAGGAAGCCGATGCCGCCGACCCCGAGCACATCGCTGACGAACTCGAAGCCGTCCCCGTCGAAGGCGAACAGCACCGGGCAGCTGGACAGCTGGCGCTGGTATTCGGCGATCGCATGCACTTCGCCGCCGGCCAGCGCCATCTCGGTCTGGAGCACACCGTCGGTCCACTGCAGGCGCACGAAATCGGCACGCGCGGCACCGCCGAGGCCGATCGCGATCGGCTGCAGGCTCTGGCCCCGCGCCGAGTGGTTGCCGTAGGCATCGACCCGGGTCCACCGGTCGCCGACCCGGAGCAGGAGCTCGGTGCCGATGCCCGATGGATTCGATCGCATGCCGTCGGCGGCGTCGGAGCGGCCGCTCGGTGCGATCGCCAGGAAGCCGTGCCGGCCGGGACCGGCGGGCCACTGCGTCAGCACGCCGGCCGAACCGTCGGCGACGAGGCCGACCAGCGCCGGACCGCGTGCCGGGTCGATCAGCACAGGTACCAGTGCGCGGAGCGCAACCGCTTCCTCGGCCAGCACTTCGACCTCGCCGTCGGCGACGGCATGAATGCGGAACCCGTCGCCGTCGTGCAGCAGCAGGTCCGGCCGGCCGTCGCCGTCGAAGTCCTGTACGGCAAGACCGGCGTGAGCCGGATCGCGGCTCGCGTCTTCGACCAGCATCCGGGGCGACCAGTCGCCCGCGTCGTCGGGCTGCCATTCGAGCAGGTCGCCGGCCGCGTCGATCGTGAACAGGTGATTGCGCCCGCGCGCGTCGAGATCCCCCGCGACCACCGCGGTCACCGGGTGCGACCGGAAGGCATCGAAACCTTCGGCCTCCCGGTACTGCCAGAGGCGATCGTTGACCAGCACCTGGTGCGGCGGCTGGGCCTGGAGCGTGACCAGGTCCGCGTCGCCGTCGCCGTCGAGGTCGGTGGCCAGCACCTGCGACGAAGGCCGGGCCGGGCCAGCCAGCAGCGGCTCGGCGTCGTCGGCCAGGCGGCGCCAGCTGCCGTCGAGATTGTTCGACAGGAGCTCGTTGGGACCGTCGGCGTTGGCCAACCACCAGTCCAGGTCGCCGTCGTGGTCGGCGTCCAGGGCGGCCACGTCGGCGCAGGCGCCGCTATCGTCCAGCACATCCTCGGCGGCCGGCGTCCAGTTCGTCCCGCTGCGCTGCAGCATCCGGTTCTCACCGGCGCGGCAGAGATACACGGCGAGGTCGTCCGATACGTCGGGCACACCCCAGGCGACGGCGTCGACGTCGGCAATGCCGGCCAGCGGGTGGTCCTCGACGCGTTCGAACGCGCCGTCGCGCTGCAGCCAGACCTCGGTCCCGGCGCCGCTGCCGGCGGCCAGCAGCAGGTCCTGGGCGCCGTCGCCGTCGATGTCGGCGGTGGTCAGGCTGGCCGGTCGCCCGACCGCATCGATGCGGCCGTGCCGGAGCGGCTCGGCGAACAGCGGACCGGTCGGGGCGTCGTCCGGACGTGCCCGCTCGCTTCGGCCGACGGCCCGGGCCTCGGCCAGCGGGCCCATGCGCGTGTAGCGGAACTCGGCCAGGTGGGCGCGCGGATTGTCGGCGAAGCGCTGGTAGTCGGCCAGCATCACGCGCGCGGCGTCGGCATCGCCGAGCTGGCGCAGGCTGAGGGCGGCCCCGTAGTAGGCGCTGCGCAGGTACGGATCCAGATCGATCGCGGCGCGGTAGAGCGCAAGCGCGTCGTCGTGGCGGCCGAGCTGGGCCAGCGCCTGGGCGGCGAAGTAGGCCACGTGCGGATCGTCGGGCCGCGTTTCGCGCACGGTCGAGAACCGCGCCAGGGCGGTCTCCGCGTCGCCGAGGTAGAAATGCATCAGGCCGGCGACGTAGGCAGCCGAGGGGTTGCCGGGATCGTCGGCCAGCACCGCCTCCGCCATGGCCAGCGCGCGTCGCTCATCGCCCTCGTTCTGGCGATTCAGGGTGGCGATCGCCTCGTTGACGCGCACCTCGTGCCAGTCCGGGCGCGCCGCGGTCAGTTCGGCGAAGATCGCGCGCGCCTCCTCGTTGCGGTACTGCCCCATCAGCGCCACGCCCTCGTTGTTCCGGACGATCTCGGCGTCCGTCGGGCCGTGGTCGCCGCCGCAGCCGGCCAGCGCGGCCGCGAGCAGCAGCAGGGCGAAGGCGTGGACGATCCGACGCGTCATTCG harbors:
- a CDS encoding tetratricopeptide repeat protein, with amino-acid sequence MTRRIVHAFALLLLAAALAGCGGDHGPTDAEIVRNNEGVALMGQYRNEEARAIFAELTAARPDWHEVRVNEAIATLNRQNEGDERRALAMAEAVLADDPGNPSAAYVAGLMHFYLGDAETALARFSTVRETRPDDPHVAYFAAQALAQLGRHDDALALYRAAIDLDPYLRSAYYGAALSLRQLGDADAARVMLADYQRFADNPRAHLAEFRYTRMGPLAEARAVGRSERARPDDAPTGPLFAEPLRHGRIDAVGRPASLTTADIDGDGAQDLLLAAGSGAGTEVWLQRDGAFERVEDHPLAGIADVDAVAWGVPDVSDDLAVYLCRAGENRMLQRSGTNWTPAAEDVLDDSGACADVAALDADHDGDLDWWLANADGPNELLSNNLDGSWRRLADDAEPLLAGPARPSSQVLATDLDGDGDADLVTLQAQPPHQVLVNDRLWQYREAEGFDAFRSHPVTAVVAGDLDARGRNHLFTIDAAGDLLEWQPDDAGDWSPRMLVEDASRDPAHAGLAVQDFDGDGRPDLLLHDGDGFRIHAVADGEVEVLAEEAVALRALVPVLIDPARGPALVGLVADGSAGVLTQWPAGPGRHGFLAIAPSGRSDAADGMRSNPSGIGTELLLRVGDRWTRVDAYGNHSARGQSLQPIAIGLGGAARADFVRLQWTDGVLQTEMALAGGEVHAIAEYQRQLSSCPVLFAFDGDGFEFVSDVLGVGGIGFLFEPGRYAEPRPWEFFRFPDGTMQPDGDVYRLKIAEPMQEIAYIDTARLNLYDLAAGWNLVLDERMQTGEPTVSGAPLFYRDDAVLAPVRAHNDRGENVLASLSSADFDAAPPGPRDPRFLGLLADEHVLTLEFGRVINPAGTRPVLKAFGWVEYPYSQTVFAAWQAGEAYRAPTLEARTERGWQVVHAHFGYPAGMPREMALPLDALPPGTTALRLRSNLEIYWDQLGVIYAEYPGDALLAVHRVASERARLAKTGFARRTTLAQRRPWYDYQRRSAFWDTEYPEGYYTRLGPVDPLVEAADDALALIGPGEELDLAFAAPPPAAGARRVVVLDIRGFAKDMDLYTDTGGRVGPLPSTPGVGDPEQRERLHAEFMTRYKGGF